In the genome of Spirochaetia bacterium, one region contains:
- a CDS encoding nickel-dependent lactate racemase gives MVKVEKDGKVSQLLSSVLIPRMFHATQVFPNEKIKCEDIPAYVDALLNDSCYKSLVRPAMNIAITAGSRGIRNIDIITKAIVDWVKRQHAVPFIVPAMGSHGGATAQGQREILTHYGISERTMGCPVVSSMEVIKLGVSKSGKTVFFDKHAYEADGIIVSCRIKPHNAFRGPIESGICKMLTVGLGKQIGASVVHGDGMAHIAQNIPEMAKVVLEKAPVLFAVATIENAYDQTYMIDSILAKDVLDREPELLKIAFRQMPSLLVGKTDVLIVDEIGKNFSGTGVDPNITGTFSTPYASGGIKVQRTCMLDLTEESDGNALGIGLADVITNKIFSKMDISKMYPNCITSTVLASAKIPCIVYSDKEAIQLCIRTCTGLSGKQPYVVRIPNSLNIGQVMLSERYYNDVIGGKYPNVHAVDQPKALEFDQAGMLQTTCLID, from the coding sequence ATGGTTAAGGTTGAAAAAGATGGGAAAGTATCCCAATTATTAAGTTCTGTACTGATTCCACGAATGTTTCATGCAACCCAAGTTTTCCCTAATGAAAAAATTAAATGTGAAGATATTCCCGCCTATGTTGACGCGTTACTTAATGATAGTTGCTATAAGTCTTTGGTGAGACCTGCTATGAATATTGCTATTACTGCCGGTAGTAGGGGAATACGTAATATTGACATAATTACAAAGGCAATAGTGGATTGGGTAAAAAGGCAACATGCTGTTCCTTTTATTGTCCCTGCAATGGGGAGTCATGGAGGTGCAACCGCCCAAGGGCAACGAGAGATTCTGACTCATTATGGGATTTCAGAAAGGACAATGGGTTGTCCTGTAGTTTCTTCAATGGAAGTAATAAAACTAGGTGTTTCGAAAAGCGGTAAAACGGTCTTTTTCGATAAACATGCCTATGAAGCAGATGGTATCATCGTTTCGTGTAGAATTAAACCTCATAACGCATTTCGAGGGCCTATAGAAAGTGGTATCTGCAAGATGCTGACTGTTGGTTTGGGAAAACAAATTGGCGCTTCTGTTGTTCATGGTGATGGAATGGCTCATATAGCGCAAAATATTCCTGAAATGGCAAAAGTAGTATTGGAAAAAGCTCCAGTACTTTTTGCCGTTGCAACTATTGAAAATGCTTATGATCAAACATATATGATTGATTCTATTCTTGCAAAAGATGTTCTTGATCGTGAACCTGAATTATTGAAAATTGCCTTTAGGCAAATGCCATCGCTTTTGGTTGGAAAAACCGATGTATTGATTGTAGATGAAATTGGTAAAAATTTTAGTGGGACCGGAGTAGATCCAAATATTACTGGTACTTTTTCTACTCCATATGCTTCGGGAGGTATAAAAGTTCAGCGAACCTGTATGCTTGATTTGACGGAGGAATCTGATGGAAATGCGTTGGGTATCGGACTTGCTGATGTTATTACAAATAAGATTTTTTCCAAAATGGATATTAGCAAGATGTATCCTAATTGTATTACCAGTACTGTATTGGCGTCAGCAAAGATTCCATGTATTGTATATAGCGATAAAGAAGCAATTCAACTGTGTATTCGTACATGTACAGGTTTATCAGGGAAGCAACCTTATGTTGTTAGAATTCCTAACAGTTTGAATATTGGGCAGGTAATGCTTTCAGAGCGATATTATAATGATGTTATAGGGGGTAAATATCCTAATGTCCATGCAGTTGATCAACCGAAAGCTTTGGAATTTGATCAAGCTGGTATGTTGCAAACTACCTGCCTAATTGATTAA
- a CDS encoding hydroxyacid dehydrogenase, with the protein MGKKKVFVGQAVSSSGINYLISHGYQVVNATKADPRVWVHEIGDADGFFSRGTIGCPGFVMDVAKSLKVIGNYGVGIDKIDVKHATELGIQVTNGPYSNLVAVAEYTMALILALETDLIHMDSQTREGHWNDIRDTTNAREIKGRTLGIVGFGHIGRYVAQCAKTFGMHIIIYNHNLSKDTVPGYVTLIDSLAEIFSKADVVSLHVPLTKATFHLVSDGLLNCMKPSAYIINCARGGVIDENALYTKLVNKEIAGAGINCFEEEPVRSGNKLLKLSNIIVGPHSAGQTVDSVERMSLHAAIGIDEVLSGKNPSWPVNFVDKKIISKCMQTNSR; encoded by the coding sequence ATGGGAAAGAAAAAAGTTTTCGTAGGACAAGCGGTTTCATCATCTGGTATTAATTATCTGATTAGTCATGGGTATCAAGTCGTTAATGCCACAAAAGCTGATCCAAGAGTTTGGGTACATGAAATAGGTGATGCGGATGGTTTTTTTTCCAGAGGTACCATAGGGTGCCCTGGTTTTGTAATGGATGTTGCAAAATCTCTCAAAGTCATAGGAAACTATGGTGTTGGAATTGACAAAATAGATGTCAAGCATGCCACAGAGCTCGGCATACAGGTGACGAATGGTCCCTATTCTAATTTGGTTGCAGTAGCTGAGTATACAATGGCTTTGATTTTGGCTCTCGAAACGGATTTAATTCATATGGATAGTCAAACACGGGAAGGACATTGGAATGATATTCGAGATACGACTAACGCCCGTGAAATCAAAGGGAGAACATTGGGAATTGTAGGTTTTGGCCATATAGGAAGGTATGTAGCCCAATGTGCTAAAACCTTCGGTATGCATATTATAATATATAATCATAATCTTTCAAAGGATACTGTCCCTGGTTATGTTACTTTGATTGATTCCCTTGCTGAGATCTTTAGTAAAGCAGATGTCGTTTCTTTGCATGTACCTTTGACTAAAGCGACTTTTCATCTTGTCAGTGATGGCCTTCTCAATTGTATGAAGCCATCTGCATATATTATTAATTGTGCCCGTGGTGGTGTCATTGATGAGAACGCTTTATATACGAAGCTTGTTAATAAAGAAATTGCCGGAGCTGGAATTAATTGTTTTGAGGAAGAACCTGTCAGATCTGGCAATAAATTACTGAAACTAAGCAATATTATTGTAGGACCTCATAGTGCAGGACAAACAGTAGATTCTGTTGAACGGATGAGTCTACATGCTGCAATTGGGATAGATGAAGTCTTAAGTGGGAAAAATCCTTCATGGCCTGTTAATTTTGTAGATAAGAAAATTATTTCTAAATGTATGCAAACTAACTCTAGATAG
- a CDS encoding tripartite tricarboxylate transporter permease: MSNNAACGGAMIPMVALGIPRDSTTAIIEAIPKEKITSREPELLIKAKGLLPKLFIKKIDVLIVDTIGKNFSGAGMDANITGSFISPFASGGPEVERYVILDLSKESHGNAMGAGRADFMTKRLFDKIDFDSAYPNALTCKLLLGAKIPIVLKNDEDAIKAGIFTCDSIDFDNPRIVRIHDSSHVTKIMVSEALSEEVEKSSEMKLLSEFQPMTFDEKGNLDISSDFWNRR, translated from the coding sequence TTGTCAAATAATGCAGCTTGTGGCGGAGCTATGATTCCCATGGTTGCATTAGGAATTCCTAGGGACTCAACTACTGCAATTATTGAAGCGATTCCAAAAGAAAAAATAACATCTAGGGAACCAGAATTGCTTATAAAGGCAAAGGGGCTGTTACCCAAACTTTTTATCAAGAAAATAGATGTCTTGATTGTTGATACTATAGGTAAAAATTTTAGTGGTGCTGGCATGGATGCAAATATTACAGGGTCGTTCATATCTCCGTTTGCAAGCGGAGGACCTGAGGTTGAAAGATATGTGATATTGGATTTGAGCAAAGAATCACATGGAAATGCAATGGGCGCCGGCCGAGCTGATTTCATGACAAAGCGTTTGTTCGATAAAATAGATTTTGATTCAGCATATCCAAATGCTTTGACCTGTAAGCTTCTTTTAGGCGCAAAAATCCCAATTGTTTTAAAGAATGATGAAGATGCAATAAAAGCCGGAATTTTCACCTGTGATTCAATTGATTTTGACAACCCTAGAATTGTCCGTATCCATGATAGTTCGCATGTTACAAAAATTATGGTTTCAGAAGCGTTGTCAGAAGAAGTGGAAAAATCTTCAGAAATGAAATTGCTTTCTGAATTCCAGCCAATGACTTTTGATGAAAAAGGTAATTTGGATATTTCTTCTGACTTTTGGAATAGAAGGTGA
- a CDS encoding MBL fold metallo-hydrolase: MKTMKKAYEDYLQRRNILMQDSHAQFWFEQEKRYVHPFRIFGNIYYVGDNWVCVHIIDTGDGLLMIDAGNVGATAMLINSIWEIGLDPKNVKWIILSHGHVDHIGAAWFFKRMFGTRLLMGEPDAINFKEKPELSAIQDAGQLQDSLFMVDEVIRDGDVKQFGNTLIHFFLVPGHTDGCVAAFFDVSDGVSFKRAGYYGGFGFNTLQKDYLLEIGDNTFNHRKMYLNSLRHVREQKVDIFLGNHTENNHLLEKRKQMLMGCSKNPFINSSEWKEYLDKKRDALMLFMNDPKNK, encoded by the coding sequence ATGAAAACAATGAAAAAGGCATATGAGGATTATTTACAACGGCGGAATATTTTAATGCAAGATTCCCATGCTCAATTTTGGTTTGAGCAAGAAAAGCGTTATGTACATCCATTTCGGATATTTGGAAATATTTATTATGTGGGTGATAACTGGGTGTGTGTCCATATCATTGATACAGGAGATGGACTTTTAATGATTGATGCTGGAAATGTTGGGGCAACAGCTATGCTTATAAATTCAATTTGGGAAATTGGATTGGATCCTAAAAATGTAAAATGGATTATTTTAAGTCATGGGCATGTAGATCATATTGGAGCGGCTTGGTTTTTCAAGAGGATGTTTGGAACAAGGTTGTTGATGGGCGAACCTGATGCCATAAATTTTAAGGAAAAACCAGAATTGTCAGCAATTCAAGATGCAGGACAGTTACAGGATTCTTTGTTCATGGTGGATGAGGTAATAAGAGATGGTGATGTTAAACAGTTTGGAAATACTCTGATACATTTTTTTCTTGTTCCTGGACATACGGATGGATGTGTAGCTGCTTTTTTTGATGTTTCTGATGGTGTCTCCTTTAAAAGGGCCGGTTATTATGGAGGATTTGGATTTAATACTTTGCAAAAAGATTATTTACTGGAAATAGGCGATAATACCTTTAATCATCGGAAAATGTATCTTAATTCGCTTCGGCATGTCAGAGAACAGAAGGTTGATATTTTCTTGGGAAATCATACTGAGAATAATCATTTGTTGGAAAAGAGGAAACAAATGTTAATGGGCTGTAGCAAAAATCCCTTTATTAATTCGTCCGAATGGAAAGAATATTTGGATAAGAAGCGCGATGCCCTTATGTTATTTATGAATGATCCCAAAAACAAATAA
- a CDS encoding MBL fold metallo-hydrolase, with translation MSLQYNTVDKLLSAEVLMEHCCREPWDTYQSPIKMAPRVYYVSGNNWVASYLIDTGDGLILIDTGMHETAYLLLENIRKLGFDYRDIKKILLSHAHIDHIGAARTLKELTKADLYLGKRDLLFLHERRDLIYIGNYTCGLFEPDYIYDDEKPIIQGDITIRTISTPGHTPGCTSFFFDVRDDIHNKILHCGMHGGIGVTCTKKALNQMGLPLSLQTEFAEGLENLDKMDIDVCLPSHTNQVDILSLQDQVTDSFNPYDDPSVWHKLMKERLMRVKTMIEEEKDKY, from the coding sequence ATGTCATTGCAATATAATACTGTTGACAAATTGTTATCAGCTGAGGTCTTGATGGAGCATTGTTGCAGAGAACCATGGGACACATATCAATCACCTATTAAGATGGCTCCTCGTGTATATTATGTATCCGGCAATAATTGGGTAGCTAGCTACCTTATTGATACTGGAGATGGGTTGATACTAATTGATACCGGCATGCATGAAACTGCGTATCTATTATTGGAAAATATTCGTAAACTTGGTTTTGACTATCGTGATATAAAAAAAATATTACTTTCTCATGCACACATAGACCATATAGGTGCGGCAAGGACTTTGAAGGAGCTGACCAAAGCGGATTTGTACTTGGGAAAAAGGGACTTACTTTTTCTGCATGAAAGGCGAGATTTGATTTATATTGGTAATTATACCTGTGGCTTATTTGAACCAGATTATATTTATGATGATGAAAAGCCCATTATACAGGGAGATATTACTATACGTACTATATCTACGCCTGGGCATACTCCCGGCTGTACCTCGTTTTTCTTTGATGTCAGGGATGATATACATAATAAAATTTTGCATTGCGGTATGCATGGTGGTATTGGAGTTACCTGTACAAAGAAAGCATTGAATCAGATGGGACTTCCGCTGTCATTGCAGACTGAATTTGCAGAGGGGCTAGAAAATTTGGATAAAATGGATATTGATGTTTGTTTGCCTTCTCATACAAATCAAGTGGATATACTATCACTTCAGGATCAAGTTACTGACAGTTTCAACCCCTATGATGATCCATCAGTATGGCATAAACTTATGAAAGAGCGACTAATGCGGGTTAAGACTATGATTGAAGAAGAGAAGGATAAATATTAG